The following are encoded together in the Zingiber officinale cultivar Zhangliang chromosome 8A, Zo_v1.1, whole genome shotgun sequence genome:
- the LOC122010873 gene encoding probable CCR4-associated factor 1 homolog 11: MLHALVLGGRVSSRRSSVACRFSGRNSSGRLSGGKRNFFALTIVNKGRSFDEDRDLALSTCGEKTEEWSAQGKEASKNGSGCAKRHGQRPYPCHIPEPEWVWSFLEARPRLQISNFEEQLCLKARPGSQEPVWPCLEARPPLEVRSVWAHNLDEEFALIRSAVPFHPFVALDTEYPGVVVASKNPYCTLPLPQRYELIRAKVEALRIVQVGLTLSDAAGNLPCAIYTDGTCVRYVWEFNFRDFDISRDRYAPSSIELLKANGIDFQKNQVWGIDSCRFAQHLATSGLLSFDHFSPVSWITFQGAYDFAFLVKMLTCDCKLPKTVHEFLHLVHFFFGKRVFDVKHLCKHCPGLYGGLERVASTVRVERAVGSRHQSGSDSLLTWQVFYQIASRVNPQLIHRPEHMGALFDLQLP; this comes from the exons ATGCTCCACGCCCTCGTCTTGGGTGGAAGGGTGTCGAGCAGACGAAGTAGCGTTGCCTGCCGCTTCAGTGGTAGAAACTCGAGCGGTCGACTCTCCGGCGGCAAGAGGAATTTCTTCGCTCTCACCATCGT gaacaaaggaagATCATTTGATGAAGACCGGGACCTGGCTTTGTCTACCTGTGGAGAGAAAACTGAGGAATGGAGTGCCCAAGGCAAAGAAGCGAGCAAGAATGGCTCTGGCTGTGCCAAAAGGCATGGCCAGAGACCTTATCCGTGCCACATTCCAGAGCCAGAATGGGTTTGGTCATTCCTTGAGGCACGACCACGTCTCCAGATTTCCAATTTTGAAGAACAG CTGTGCCTTAAGGCACGACCAGGTAGCCAAGAGCCGGTTTGGCCATGCCTAGAGGCACGACCACCTC TAGAGGTTCGCTCCGTGTGGGCTCATAACCTCGACGAGGAGTTCGCCCTTATCCGCTCCGCCGTCCCCTTCCACCCCTTCGTCGCATTGGACACCGAGTATCCTGGCGTCGTCGTCGCTTCCAAAAATCCCTACTGCACCCTCCCCCTCCCCCAGCGCTACGAATTGATCCGCGCCAAGGTCGAGGCCCTCCGCATCGTCCAGGTCGGTCTCACCCTCTCCGACGCCGCCGGCAACCTCCCATGTGCCATCTACACCGACGGCACTTGTGTGCGTTACGTGTGGGAATTTAATTTCCGCGACTTCGACATCAGCCGCGACCGTTACGCCCCTTCCTCCATCGAACTGCTCAAGGCTAATGGCATCGACTTCCAAAAGAATCAAGTATGGGGCATCGACTCTTGCAGATTCGCCCAGCACTTGGCCACCTCCGGCTTGCTCTCCTTTGACCATTTTTCTCCCGTCTCCTGGATTACCTTCCAAGGCGCCTATGACTTCGCCTTCCTAGTCAAGATGCTGACATGCGACTGCAAGTTACCAAAGACCGTTCATGAGTTCTTGCACCTTGTTCACTTCTTTTTCGGCAAAAGGGTGTTCGATGTGAAGCACCTTTGCAAGCATTGTCCTGGCCTTTACGGAGGATTGGAGCGGGTGGCCTCTACCGTCCGAGTTGAGCGAGCAGTGGGCTCTCGACATCAGTCCGGCTCCGATAGCTTATTAACATGGCAGGTGTTCTACCAAATCGCTTCTCGTGTCAATCCACAACTCATCCATCGCCCAGAACACATGGGAGCACTCTTTGACCTCCAACTGCCTTAG